Proteins from a genomic interval of Phlebotomus papatasi isolate M1 chromosome 3, Ppap_2.1, whole genome shotgun sequence:
- the LOC129806782 gene encoding gastrula zinc finger protein xFG20-1-like translates to MDWIDLAENCRACQIKTQEENTKIFILNTMKLRDIFKETTSLDIHENDGLPKVLCSICYDRLLEAYNFRKMCFAAALHFQQILSMDIPEEKYTPPEYLTDPLMPTKPDPDYLDSSNYLPEDKYSPPEEKFNRMEVPVTIDEKALMFGEENTAEDSNQISRKTKKTVIKREKSKPLSKKKTTSLPEDTNQSEKRKKFYLECDVCKLKFMRKNRLEWHMMVKHQGVKAIKCKICGQGFTLYDSLTDHMGTQHGAKRQFPCLEPGCKKHYETEEGLQKHMKSWHDPENPRKPTKKVWVCEACGKEFKASCSLRKHRYSHGITKPHACTKCPKRFPTRDKLRIHTMRHEGIKNYECTICGLKTVTARELKVHVNTHTKEKTLSCDFCPYQNVNLGNMKKHMRVVHQGVRNFHCPHCERSFGKAETLKHHVMTHTGEKPHACSECGKRFIQPTALKTHMKTHLKSKCSLLNYTTIIYKKSKSEMDWIDLAENCRACQIKTQEENTKIFIFNTMKLRDIFKETTSLDIHENDGLPKVLCSTCYDRLLEAYNFRKMCFASALQFQQILSLDIPEEKYTPPEHLSDPLMATKPDPDDSNSYSEDKYSPPEEKYNPPELPFQLTLDEKLMVDEDYAADNSLLIPRKPRKMNKTVKKQEKPAKPSEKKTRSLSEDTEQPEKRKKVNHECDICHKKFNRKDYLKHHFMSKHKGVKAFKCQICEKRLTRLDSLTGHMATQHGAKRKFPCLEAGCQQHYETEEGLQKHMKIWHDPENPKTRVPKIVIKICETCGKQFKTPAALKIHSYTHGITKPFTCTQCPRRFSTKEQLKAHTMRHKGIKNFECKICGLKKVTASELKIHVNTHTKEKILSCEFCPYQNVNLGNMKKHVKVVHQGVKDYHCPHCDKSFGKPDTLKHHVMIHTGEKPHACSECGKRFIQPIALKTHMKTHLKYKVQSK, encoded by the exons ATGGATTGGATTGATTTAGCTGAAAACTGCCGAGCGTGTCAAATTAAGACTCAGGAGGagaatacaaaaatattcatcTTGAACACAATGAAGCTCCGGGACATCTTCAAAGAAACCACATCCCTGGACATTCATGAGAACGATGGACTTCCCAAAGTATTATGCAGTATCTGCTATGATCGCCTCTTGGAAGCCTACAATTTCCGGAAAATGTGTTTTGCTGCAGCTCTGCACTTCCAACAGATTCTGTCAATGGACATCCCTGAGGAGAAATACACCCCACCTGAATATTTAACCGATCCCCTGATGCCCACAAAGCCAGATCCTGATTATTTGGATTCGTCAAATTACCTTCCGGAAGACAAATATTCGCCTCCGGAAGAAAAATTCAACCGCATGGAAGTACCTGTGACCATAGACGAAAAAGCTCTTATGTTTGGTGAGGAAAATACAGCTGAAGATAGTAACCAAATCTCCAGAAAGACCAAAAAGACTGTCataaaacgagaaaaatccaaacCACTTTCTAAAAAGAAGACAACTTCTCTTCCGGAAGATACTAATCAGAGTGAAAAACGTAAGAAGTTCTATCTGGAATGCGATGTCTGTAAGTTAAAGTTCATGCGAAAAAATCGTCTGGAGTGGCACATGATGGTTAAGCATCAGGGAGTGAAGGCTATCAAATGTAAGATCTGTGGACAAGGATTCACGCTATATGACTCATTGACAGATCACATGGGAACCCAACATGGAGCCAAGAGACAATTTCCTTGCTTAGAGCCAGGATGCAAGAAACACTACGAAACCGAGGAAGGACTGCAGAAGCATATGAAAAGCTGGCATGATCCAGAGAATCCCAGAAAACCTACTAAGAAAGTATGGGTTTGTGAGGCTTGTGGGAAGGAGTTCAAGGCATCCTGCTCCCTCAGAAAACACCGTTATAGCCATGGTATTACCAAACCACATGCCTGCACGAAGTGTCCAAAACGATTCCCCACGCGGGATAAGCTCAGGATACATACGATGCGCCATGAAGGTATTAAGAACTATGAGTGTACGATTTGTGGGCTGAAGACGGTAACTGCTCGTGAGTTGAAGGTCCATGTGAATACTCATACGAAAGAGAAAACTTTGTCTTGCGATTTTTGCCCCTATCAAAACGTTAACTTAGGAAATATGAAGAAACACATGAGGGTGGTTCATCAGGGAGTAAGGAATTTCCATTGTCCGCACTGTGAGAGATCATTCGGAAAGGCAGAGACTCTTAAGCATCATGTAATGACGCACACGGGAGAGAAGCCACATGCCTGCAGTGAATGCGGAAAGAGATTCATCCAACCGACAGCCCTCAAGACTCACATGAAGACTCATCTCAAGTCCAA ATGTAGCTTGCTAAATTACACGACCATAATTTACAAAAAGTCAAAAAGCGAAATGGATTGGATTGATTTAGCCGAAAACTGCCGAGCGTGTCAAATTAAGACTCAGGAGGagaatacaaaaatattcatcTTCAATACAATGAAGCTCCGGGACATCTTCAAAGAAACCACATCCCTGGACATCCATGAGAACGATGGACTACCCAAAGTACTATGCTCTACTTGCTACGATCGCCTCCTAGAAGCCTACAACTTTCGGAAAATGTGTTTCGCTTCGGCTCTGCAGTTCCAACAGATTCTGTCATTGGATATCCCTGAGGAGAAATACACCCCACCTGAACATTTAAGTGATCCCCTGATGGCTACAAAGCCAGATCCTGATGATTCAAATTCGTATTCGGAAGACAAATATTCTCCTCCGGAAGAAAAATACAATCCTCCTGAACTACCGTTTCAGTTAACTCTGGACGAGAAGCTCATGGTGGATGAGGACTATGCAGCTGATAATAGTCTCTTAATCCCCCGAAAGCCCCGAAAGATGAATAAGACAGTGAAAAAGCAAGAAAAACCCGCTAAACCCTCTGAAAAGAAAACCCGTTCCCTTTCGGAAGATACTGAGCAGCCAGAGAAACGCAAGAAGGTTAATCATGAATGTGATATCTGCCATAAGAAGTTTAACCGAAAAGACTATCTAAAACACCACTTTATGAGTAAGCATAAGGGAGTGAAAGCCTTTAAGTGTCAAATCTGTGAGAAGAGGCTCACGCGTCTTGACTCATTAACGGGGCACATGGCGACCCAGCACGGGGCCAAGAGGAAGTTTCCATGTTTGGAGGCAGGGTGTCAACAACATTATGAAACGGAAGAAGGTCTCCAGAAGCATATGAAAATTTGGCATGATCCAGAGAATCCCAAAACTCGAGTACCTAAAATAGTAATAAAGATCTGTGAGACTTGCGGGAAGCAGTTTAAGACACCAGCTGCTCTTAAGATACACAGCTACACCCATGGAATTACCAAGCCATTCACCTGCACACAGTGTCCAAGGCGATTCAGCACGAAAGAACAGCTCAAAGCACATACAATGCGGCACAAAGGCATTAAGAACTTTGAGTGTAAGATTTGTGGACTGAAGAAGGTAACGGCTAGTGAACTGAAGATCCACGTGAATACTCATacgaaagagaaaattttgtcatgCGAATTCTGTCCCTATCAAAATGTGAACTTGGGGAATATGAAGAAACACGTGAAGGTAGTTCATCAAGGAGTAAAGGATTACCATTGTCCGCATTGCGATAAATCCTTCGGAAAACCAGATACCCTTAAGCATCACGTAATGATCCACACAGGAGAGAAGCCACATGCCTGCAGCGAATGCGGGAAAAGATTTATCCAACCAATAGCCCTCAAGACTCACATGAAGACTCATCTCAAGTATAAAGTTCAGTCCAAGTGA
- the LOC129806781 gene encoding zinc finger protein 425-like: protein MDCFDLAENCRACQIKTQEEDTKIFILNTMKLRDIFKETTSLDIHENDGLPKVLCNICYDRLLEAYNFRKMCSAAALHFQQILSLDIPEEKYTPPEYLTDPLMPTKPDPDDSDSYSEDKYTPHEEEYNPSEVPLQLTVDEKPMADEDYATNDSLLIPRKPRKRNKTVKKQEKPAKPSEKKTRSLPEDTEQPEKRKKINHECNFCHKKFNRRDHLKYHIMNKHQGVKAYKCKICGKGLSRLGSLTGHMATQHGAKRKFPCLEAGCQQHYETEEGLQKHMKIWHDPENPKIRVPNIVIRVCETCGKQFKTPAALKIHSYTHGITKPFNCTQCPKRFSTKEQLKAHTLRHKGIKNFECKICGQKKVTARELRTHVNTHTREKILSCEFCPYQNVSWGNMKKHVKVVHQGIKDYHCPHCDKSFGKPDTLKHHVMIHTGEKPHACSECGKRFIQPIALKTHMKTHLKYKVQSKFIINIVSRKSRSEMESPSIAQNCRACQDKTREDSRILIFASIKLPDIFKETTSLDIQKNDGLPEVLCLTCYNRLLEAYNFRKMCSASALDFHQILSANNQEDTVSENVKDPIVIPNADINEISDSASEKSYSHPDSIMEILDDDPAVPEEAEKTEKTQKLKKFNVECNLCNLIFFRKEGLEIHMMVKHQGLESCQCLICGTSFDSKDSLIMHLEAHHGVIEDKYERKQEHKQERKQERKQSVSGKNEWVCNDCGIQFQNYYTINKHTCRPNITSLLRPSKIQEETDKRDKPWVCEFCPYETSSRVSMYRHLKEIHQGIKKFQCHYCDRCFGNSWNLKHHVMIHTGEKPHACEICGKRFIQPVSLKTHMKMHPEVLK from the exons ATGGATTGCTTTGATTTAGCCGAAAACTGCCGAGCGTGTCAAATTAAGACTCAGGAGGAGGATACAAAAATATTCATCTTGAACACAATGAAGCTCCGGGACATCTTCAAAGAAACCACATCCCTGGACATCCATGAGAACGATGGACTACCCAAAGTACTATGCAACATCTGCTACGATCGCCTCCTGGAAGCTTACAACTTTCGGAAGATGTGTTCCGCTGCAGCTCTGCACTTCCAGCAGATTCTGTCATTGGATATTCCTGAGGAGAAATACACCCCACCTGAATATCTAACTGATCCCTTGATGCCTACTAAACCTGATCCTGATGATTCAGATTCGTACTCAGAAGACAAATATACTCCTCATGAAGAAGAATACAATCCTTCTGAAGTACCGCTTCAATTAACTGTGGACGAGAAACCCATGGCAGATGAGGACTATGCAACTAATGATAGTCTCTTAATCCCCCGAAAGCCCCGTAAGAGGAATAAGACAGTGAAAAAGCAAGAAAAACCCGCTAAACCCTCTGAGAAGAAAACCCGTTCTCTTCCGGAAGATACTGAGCAGCCAGAGAAACGTAAGAAGATTAATCATGAATGTAATTTCTGCCATAAGAAGTTTAACCGAAGAGACCATCTAAAATACCACATTATGAATAAGCATCAGGGAGTGAAGGCCTATAAGTGTAAGATCTGTGGGAAGGGGCTCTCGCGTCTTGGCTCATTAACGGGGCACATGGCGACCCAGCACGGGGCCAAGAGGAAGTTTCCATGTTTGGAGGCAGGGTGTCAACAACATTATGAAACGGAAGAAGGTCTCCAGAAGCATATGAAAATTTGGCATGATCCCGAGAATCCCAAAATTCGAGTACCTAACATAGTAATAAGGGTCTGTGAGACTTGCGGGAAGCAATTCAAGACACCAGCTGCTCTTAAGATACATAGCTACACCCATGGAATTACCAAGCCATTCAACTGCACACAGTGTCCAAAACGATTCAGTACGAAGGAACAGCTCAAAGCACATACATTGCGGCACAAGGGCATTAAGAACTTTGAGTGTAAGATTTGTGGACAAAAGAAGGTAACGGCTCGTGAACTGAGGACCCACGTGAATACTCACAcaagagagaaaattttgtcatgCGAATTCTGTCCCTATCAAAATGTAAGCTGGGGAAATATGAAGAAACACGTGAAGGTAGTTCatcaaggaataaaggattaccATTGTCCGCATTGCGATAAATCCTTCGGAAAACCAGATACCCTTAAGCATCACGTAATGATCCACACAGGAGAAAAGCCACATGCCTGCAGCGAATGCGGGAAAAGATTTATCCAACCAATAGCCCTCAAGACTCACATGAAGACTCATCTCAAGTATAAAGTCCAGTCCAAGT TTATCATTAATATTGTGTCCAGGAAGTCAAGGAGCGAGATGGAGTCCCCAAGCATTGCACAAAACTGCCGTGCCTGTCAAGATAAGACACGGGAGGATTCCCGGATACTTATTTTTGCAAGTATTAAGCTGCCTGATATCTTCAAGGAAACCACATCCCTGGACATTCAGAAGAATGATGGACTACCTGAAGTTTTGTGCTTAACCTGCTACAATCGCCTCCTTGAAGCTTACAATTTCCGGAAAATGTGCTCAGCTTCTGCCCTAGATTTTCATCAGATTCTCTCAGCGAATAACCAGGAAGACACTGTGTCTGAGAATGTAAAGGATCCGATTGTGATTCCCAATGCAGATATCAATGAAATATCAGACAGCGCTTCGGAAAAGTCATACTCGCATCCAGACTCAATCATGGAAATCCTCGATGATGATCCAGCTGTTCCGGAAGAGGCAGAGAAGACGGAGAAGactcagaaattgaagaaatttaatGTGGAGTGTAATCTCTGCAATTTAATATTCTTCCGGAAGGAGGGCTTGGAAATACACATGATGGTTAAGCATCAGGGATTGGAATCATGCCAATGCTTAATATGTGGAACGAGCTTTGATAGCAAAGATTCGCTGATCATGCATCTGGAGGCTCATCATGGGGTAATTGAAGACAAGTACGAACGCAAACAGGAACACAAACAGGAACGCAAACAGGAACGCAAACAGTCAGTTTCCGGAAAAAATGAGTGGGTATGTAATGATTGTGGGATACAGTTCCAAAACTATTACACCATCAATAAGCACACCTGCAGACCAAATATTACTAGTCTTTTGAGACCATCTAAAATCCAGGAAGAGACAGACAAGAGGGATAAACCATGggtttgtgaattttgtcccTACGAAACATCTTCTAGGGTAAGTATGTATCGGCACTTGAAGGAAATTCATCAGGGAATAAAGAAATTCCAATGTCACTACTGTGACCGCTGCTTCGGGAATTCATGGAATCTCAAGCATCACGTGATGATTCATACAGGAGAGAAGCCACATGCCTGCGAAATATGTGGGAAGAGATTTATCCAACCAGTAAGCCTGAAGACTCACATGAAGATGCATCCAGAAGTCTTAAAGTGA
- the LOC129805978 gene encoding zinc finger protein OZF-like, giving the protein MDYLNISNNCRACQIKTQEESQIFIFATNNLPSIYQETTSLDIQENDGLPKVLCSTCYDRLLEAYNFRKMCSAAVLYFRKILSMDVPEEKYTPPMHIKTETDLDAPSSPQSRDLNCPLDKEDSLSGISDTLSIDDKLPEILKTDPGDDATLTSSTNQAKQEKTEKDPEPQNPISLILQEKQEDCGICGAKFAADELESHMSTHKKDNVWCCEFCTYRSRKKDCLQQHVDGAHNGKNDFFCQHCGRCFVSAIGLKQHIRRIKGIKKFKCKICGIKKISSTELKNHENIHARGRIFYCKFCPQKTTYKTHMKQHVKSVHQRIRNFHCPHCEKSFGTSDSLQNHLMTHTGQKPYACNECGKRFILVEHLRSHMKTHIKSDSKSKIKQTSETQSAEMSETESAKESKSESKT; this is encoded by the coding sequence ATGGATTACTTAAATATATCGAATAATTGCCGAGCGTGTCAAATCAAGACTCAGGAAGAATCTCAAATATTTATCTTTGCTACAAACAATCTCCCTAGCATCTACCAGGAAACCACATCCCTGGACATTCAAGAGAACGATGGACTACCCAAAGTTCTATGCTCTACATGCTACGATCGCCTCCTGGAAGCTTACAACTTCCGGAAGATGTGTTCCGCTGCAGTTTTGTACTTTCGAAAGATCCTGTCAATGGATGTTCCTGAGGAGAAATACACCCCACCAATGCATATAAAGACAGAGACAGATTTAGATGCACCTAGTTCTCCTCAATCAAGAGACCTAAACTGTCCTCTGGACAAAGAAGATTCTCTCAGTGGTATTTCCGATACGCTATCTATAGATGACAAGCTCCCGGAAATATTGAAGACAGATCCTGGTGATGATGCAACGTTGACGTCCAGTACGAACCAGGCAAAACAAGAAAAGACCGAAAAAGATCCGGAGCCTCAGAATCCGATATCACTAATTCTTCAGGAAAAGCAAGAAGACTGTGGAATTTGTGGAGCTAAGTTTGCAGCTGATGAGCTGGAGAGCCACATGAGCACTCATAAAAAAGACAATGTGTGGTGTTGCGAATTTTGTACCTATAGATCCCGTAAAAAGGATTGTTTGCAACAACATGTGGATGGAGCACATAATGGAAAGAACGATTTCTTTTGTCAGCATTGTGgaagatgttttgtgagtgcGATTGGCCTGAAACAACATATACGCCGCATCAAAGGTATTAAGaagtttaaatgcaaaatttgtgGGATCAAAAAGATATCATCAACGGAGCTGAAAAATCATGAGAATATTCATGCGAGAGGTAGAATATTCTATTGCAAATTTTGTCCTCAAAAAACAACTTACAAGACACATATGAAGCAACACGTGAAGTCAGTTCATCAGCGAATCAGGAACTTCCATTGTCCGCACTGTGAAAAATCCTTTGGAACCTCAGATAGCCTTCAGAATCATTTGATGACGCACACTGGACAAAAGCCATATGCCTGCAACGAGTGTGGAAAGAGATTTATCCTAGTAGAACACCTCAGGAGTCACATGAAGACTCATATTAAGTCCGATTCTAAATCGAAGATCAAACAAACGTCCGAAACACAGTCTGCTGAGATGTCCGAGACAGAGTCTGCTAAGGAATCCAAATCAGAGTCCAAAACCTAA
- the LOC129805945 gene encoding oocyte zinc finger protein XlCOF6-like produces MEYIDIADNCRTCQIKTQEESQKIFIFNTMKLPDIFKETTSLDIHENDGLPKVLCSTCYDRLLEAYNFRKMCSAAVLHFQKILSMDVPEEKYTPPEDLTPVKAVPDILSSSNSSMKYLKYLPEKEDALTDISDTLSIDDKLPDELKTDPDDVMEREEKPSEQVNDMDNLQGTNSLPDKSYYPPDKHNPSIEDPKKLQMEKGEQLPESQKKKKPNIPGEPTKLECGICSSKFRWKGRLEMHMKKVHLGLNTIAKKAKTNKIEKTKKLKKEIWDTCELCPYKTRIRGHLKRHMKGVHERLRDVRCSQCNRVFTTERGLKLHMVCHEGGRNHKDSGTKEKKFTCELCPYKTDLSATLKRHVKAVHQKLKDFQCTRCERSFTMESSLKIHMMRHEGIKNYECPICGVKKVAICELKSHMFTHTKEKTLSCEFCPYKCNARTNMRLHVKAVHQRIKEHHCAICNSSFGAARSLKLHLMTHTGEKPHVCSECNKSFRRLNQLNIHMNIHTRENIFSCESCSFKTIYPRTLKAHVSVVHKGVKNYHCPHCEKSFGSPGNLRVHVMAHMGEKPHTCSECGKKFIEKSAMKKHMKTHLRSGRSGTKSASQKKIKKESKQNPVSNPESQSNS; encoded by the coding sequence atggagTACATTGATATAGCAGACAATTGCAGAACGTGTCAAATAAAGACTCAGGAAGAGTCTCAAAAGATATTCATCTTCAACACAATGAAGCTTCCGGATATCTTCAAAGAAACCACATCCCTGGACATTCATGAGAACGATGGACTACCCAAAGTACTATGCTCTACTTGCTACGATCGCCTCCTGGAAGCTTACAATTTCCGGAAAATGTGTTCCGCTGCAGTTCTGCACTTCCAGAAGATCCTGTCTATGGATGTTCCTGAGGAGAAATACACCCCACCTGAAGACCTAACGCCCGTAAAGGCAGTTCCGGATATTTTATCCTCATCTAACTCTTCTATGAAATACTTAAAATATCTTCCGGAAAAAGAAGATGCTTTAACTGACATTTCCGACACCCTGTCCATAGACGATAAACTTCCGGATGAACTTAAAACTGACCCTGATGATGTTATGGAAAGGGAAGAAAAACCCTCTGAACAAGTGAATGATATGGATAATTTGCAAGGGACAAACAGTCTTCCGGATAAGTCATACTACCCTCCAGATAAACACAACCCTTCCATAGAAGATCCTAAAaaactacagatggaaaagggtGAGCAATTGCCTGAATCTCAGAAAAAGAAGAAGCCTAATATCCCAGGAGAGCCTACCAAGCTGGAGTGCGGTATCTGCAGTTCAAAATTCCGTTGGAAGGGCCGTTTGGAGATGCACATGAAGAAGGTGCACCTAGGATTGAATACAATTGCcaaaaaagcaaaaacaaataagatcgagaaaacaaaaaaattaaagaaagagATTTGGGACACATGCGAGTTGTGTCCCTATAAGACCAGAATACGTGGACATTTGAAGCGTCACATGAAAGGGGTTCACGAGAGATTGAGGGATGTCCGTTGTTCCCAATGTAACAGAGTTTTCACAACGGAAAGAGGTCTGAAGTTACATATGGTGTGTCATGAAGGTGGTAGAAATCACAAAGACTCCGGAACGAAGGAGAAAAAATTTACTTGTGAATTATGTCCCTATAAAACTGATTTAAGTGCAACTTTAAAGCGTCACGTGAAAGCAGTTCATCAGAAATTGAAGGATTTCCAATGTACGCGATGTGAGCGATCGTTTACGATGGAATCGAGCCTGAAGATACATATGATGCGTCATGAAGGTATTAAGAATTATGAATGCCCAATTTGTGGAGTCAAAAAAGTCGCAATATGTGAACTGAAGAGCCACATGTTCACTCACACGAAGGAAAAAACTCTGTCTTGTGAATTTTGTCCTTATAAATGCAATGCCCGTACGAATATGAGGCTGCACGTGAAGGCAGTTCATCAAAGAATAAAGGAACATCACTGTGCCATATGCAATAGCTCCTTTGGGGCAGCGAGAAGTTTGAAGTTGCACCTTATGACACATACTGGAGAAAAACCTCATGTCTGCAGCGAGTGTAATAAGAGCTTCCGCAGACTCAATCAACTGAACATACATATGAACATTCATACAAGAGAAAACATCTTTTCTTGTGAATCCTGTTCCTTCAAAACAATTTATCCTCGTACACTGAAGGCTCACGTGAGTGTAGTTCATAAGGGAGTGAAGAACTATCACTGTCCCCACTGTGAAAAATCCTTTGGGTCACCAGGAAATTTAAGAGTTCACGTAATGGCCCACATGGGAGAAAAGCCACATACTTGCAGTGAATGCGGG